The stretch of DNA CAATATAAAAACCGTATTCTAAATAATTTTAAAGTAAACCAACTGAGTAGAGACATAAAGAAAgcataacataaacaaaatagAAAAACACCTAATTCACTGAAAACTCCAAAACAAATGTAGCTTTAAATGTGGACAATAAAATGATAGCCATTTTGATTACTAACCGATCAAACTACATACACATAtatgatgaaatgaaaaaaaaacacaaacacatGTTGAAGTGAACTAAACAGAAACATAGTAGTGATGATAGAAACAAAACGAACTAAATCTAGAGAAACCTTTATAACCTGGAATAACGCCGAGTGTCAATTAAGTTGTTGAAacgttgaaaaaaattgtttaatatttaTCTATTCTATTTTCTAAAGAACCGAAACAGTTTCAGTTCTAGATGCGGTTGGTTAACTTAGAGAAAGAGAACAAGTGTAAACatatatggaaaaaattgtAGATAATATATCGAGCTAGTTTCGTTCCGAACGGATTGTTCCAtttaaaaataactcatttgcTTGGCAAAAGTTCAACttttaaagaaaaaacaaatataaaaaaagcatTTAGTGGAGGGACATGAAGCCGTTTCGACCACATTTGTAAGATTAAACTAGAGAGAAGAATAAATCTATTTGCAGAAATCCTGCCAAGTGTTGTATACATGAACGAAAAGATACCTTAGATCACGCTCCATTTACTCGTCtatattttcgtttggtggaTTAGATTGATCCGTCCCATAATGTGCAACTGCTTCCTCCAACTGTTCCGAGAGACTGTCTTTTAGGGTCAGGAGTGATACGATATCGTTCCTCAACTTGTTGTTAGATTCCCGTTCCGAGTCGAGCTCCTCCTGGAGAGTCTTCAGATGATCTTCCAACTACGCAAAGAAAAGTATAATGAATACAAAATCTATAGATGAAATTCTTCAACAGTCAACATTCAAACCTTCTTATACAGATCCGAGCCTTTCTCCAAGCTTGTCCTGCCTTCTGACTCATTCGACCATGCCCTTGCTAAAACAGGAGAgctgaaacaataaaaaaacaccaCCAACTCTATACTTACATTCCAAGTCCAAAATTATGCGATTCTTCTTGCTATTTTCTTCCTGTAGAGTTTTGATTTCATCTTTATAACTTCCAATAGCCATCGCAGCTTCTCCGGCAATTTTGTTCGAAGACTCTGCCGTTTGCACAAGAACTTTGTGCTCTGCTTCCAGTTTCTGCAAGTGACTACCAAACAAGAAGAGATATCTAACTTTCTAAAATCAGTAAGCTAAACAAAACTATTCCTAACCCATTGAGCGTATCCATTGCCTTCCACATTCGCTCGCTGGAATCCGACGGTTGACTGTGTGCTGCCTGCAAGGATTTCACCTGCTCCTGTAGCCGTTTGTTCTCCCGCGCAAGCTCCATTATCTTCACCTGGAACGACTGCAGCTTGGTGTTCAATCGCTCGTGATCATTCGTCTGGAAAAGTCTTTATAATATTATTCCATTGATAACATAAGAACAGTTCACGCTACCATCGCCTCCAGCTGCACATTATGCCGTGCGGCTTTCTCCAGTAAATCCGTGCGAATGGCATCCTTCTGATTGAGCGCATCCAGGGCTATTTTAAGTTGATCCCTTAGGTCGGCGATTTCTCGCTCATAGTTTTTTACGTCCTGTTCGAGAATGGATTTGGTCCGACTGGATTCCCCCAGGGCGGTTGCCAGCGTTGTGACTTCGTTCTTAggaaaatcatttgaacacatggAAACTTTCTAGGAACAGACAAAACAACTTACCCGTTTCGATTGCAGTTCGCAAATGCACTTGATTAGATGGTTTCGAATGTTTTCTAGATCGAAGTCGTTTTTAACTAGAACAAAATCCTGATAATCCATGGCTGGAACAGTTTTTgaaacgctgacaatttgagcAAAGCAAAATTATGACGTCTATGTTCATTTGACAGCAGGGCAAATAGCGTTTCATCACAGAATTGCATACCTTCGGGTGTTTGTTTTGTGAACTTTACAAATCAACGCCGGATCACAGAGTTGAATTTCTCAGGCAACTCAACAATTTAAATTGATGCATCAATGCAGTCGGCAAATGAAGTCATAAATCCTCTGATTTATTAAGATTTAGATGCGGTCATTGAAGATAAATGCGAAACAGATGAGTGGTTGGTACTTAAACAATTAAATAATATGCAAGTTGAGAATGCAAAACCACGTGTTCAGCATGAGTGTCGTTAAAGTCCGCACTATCGATGATGACTGAGAGAAGATCTAGGCGCAGCTAGAGCGTTAACATGACATCACCTTCGTTAACGGTGATCTCAGCCATCAGATCAGATCGATAATTAGAAGATTCAGCCCAAACCAACGAACCAGTGAAAACAGTACTAGATTCAAAGACTTCGTTGCGTTCAAGATCATGGCCGTACGTAGCAACCACGTGTAACGCAGCGTGCCATATCACGCTCACTTGAAATCACCACAGCGAAAAACAGAAACACATATCGAACACATTTTGATCGATAGTCGACATTCCTCGAGCACCATAGACGACAAATtgttttctgtatttctgtattatgtgattttcaacactgtttggctggtttgtcactttAATTTTAGACGACCAATATCTTTTAAACATTCGAGACAGGCGTACCCCATGGTATAATCTAAAGCGAAAGCTACAACCGAACCACGTTGCATCTCAAGAGCATAGGTTCGAAGTTGAGTTCCCGGTGAATGCACCGGTTATTAGCAGTTAAAGCAGCACCTATCAGCTAAGCGAAAACTGTCTCACGATTCGTAAATCGTACATAAggatgggtttagactagtgatatattcatgtgaagaaatatgatgagatttatagaaatcgcatcaaccgtttacactagcgtgaacttctataatgaatatattcatattttcggtgaatttattcacctgaagtagaactacatccaactttagtgatttctcaccagtgagaaattcacaagcgtttacatatgctgaatttattctagTTGTGTATACTTCGAATaaatgtatcatatttattctcacccatttacatctattttcacgtgaataaatccatctatagctatagatctccctaatgtaagcCCGTCATAACGGAGCAGCTGGTGCGACAACGAATGTCAAGCAAATTTAAACAATTGAGAAATTGTGAAATTGTCTGCTTCTAGAGTAAGAGAGGATATCTTTTCTCAAAGAATGCTTGAATGCTCTTGAAAGGTCTCACACAACGTGTGCTTTGCTTATTAGTTTAAACTTTTCAATATATAATCAGTCCTGTAGTATAGGGATAGATCCAACAACATGTTATCTCATCCCTTTTTGCACCATCTgttgtatttttgacgtagggctacgtctttcattacaTTACTGGGGTGTaatttcaaagtttcgaaaacgagagagtgacgcttgtaatgcaaggttttgaacgttaatatgtCTTTggcggctgaacggagtggtatggtaatcactccattcgaaagacaaaattttgaaaataacaatAAATCGGTGCTGGGACACAAGCTCGGCCAAGGATCGTGCGAGATCCTGGCGGCCGCATTCAGCGAAGACGCCAGTAGCCATCATATCGCGCCGAATATCGTCCAAGCGTGGTGTCGGGAGAATTTGACTGACTTTGTGCCCTCCCAGCACCCCGGACCTCGATCCCCTGGACTTTTTTATATGGTGGCTTAGCAGAGCTAACATAAAGTGAGCACTATGGACCATTTTAAGAAGCTCATTTCCAAGATCTGGGACGAGATGCCGATGGACCAGGTACGTGTCGCGTGCAATTCTTTTGAGAAACGTCTTAAGCTCGTCGCACATAACAAAGGGCTCCCAGCTAATATGTCGTAAAGGATCTCAATAAACACAGTGCCTCAATAAAAATTTACACAGAAAAAATATCTTGTATTCTAATGTGTTAATTTCTAAAGTGTATTCAAACTTATTGAGCACCCTGTACAACCAGGGCATTACATCTCCAATCCTGAGACGCTGTTTGAGCCAAAACTATTGTGAATGGTTCGAAATTTTGGCTGGTAAACGATTGAATGAAGCCGATGGTACCTTCGTATACCTGGAAATCATAAAgtagaccccattcgtggtaCTTAACTTCTTGTCCGGCAAGACAAGAGGTTGGTGCAAATCTTTAAAGCTgtccaaaaaaatggaacacacaagaaaattcacaaagaaattcgagacagggcaatcggactagacccacgcaaaTAACACGATCTTGAGATTGGAAACTCCGGACATAGAATTGCAGGTccctcaattttcttgcgagtaccagaattctttcggaaatattgataACCCGTAATATCAATATCGTAGCGCTGCAAAAGATTTGCTGAAAAAAGATTCGATAGTGTGATCGTTTCAAGGTGATTATATGTACCATTTACCAGAGGTGCGACAACACATACGAGCCAGGTACAGTGATGGGGGAGATGTAGAAGCGTGTGATGACGTGCTGGTGTCAATCAACGAaaaaatgtgcagattgagggtgtgaagccacttttttaacatcaGCAGATAGCACCAATGACGATAGAGAAGAATTCTACGCACAGCTAGAACGTGAATACTATCGCTGCCCAAATCACGACATCAGAATCGTTATTTATGATTTCAACGCACACACATCTCTTACGGGAAAAAGCACCACCTGGAatagaaagagtgtgaggagattgagctgctttatcgttctcgagaatcatgaaggttcttcaagaaactaaacgcctcgcacaaggGTCTGTGCCTCGGGCAGAAATAACTAATAAATAACTACAAAGCTAAATAActacaaagcagctggtaaggaggGCCTCGCAGCAGATTTTTTTCAAGAGAGGTCAGAGAAAACTTGTAGGTTGTATACACCGGTTAATAGTCAAAATCTGGGATATGGAACTACTCCGGAACAGTGGAAAGAAGGGATAACCGGCCCATCtgcagggttttccatttcgggcttccgaaagtatacagtcctgcgctgacaaccgtttgacatagctgtcaaccaaagcgtcatatcgttagttgaatgtctgccatttaacaatatggatcgttttagcatcgcacaacgtgttaattttgttaaattatactataaaaatgatgaaaaaccggcaaatgtttttcgagcattacggacggattttggtcgagcgcacaatcgctaatgtagtgcgtaaattcgaacaaactggatccgtagcggatattgtaaaagttgtgcatcatcgtaatgtgcattcggccgaaaatattgctgctgttgctgccagtgtggagtatgacccgaatgtttcgattccacggcgtgctcagcaattgggcttgtcaaacacatcattgtggcgaattttgcatttggacttgcacctacatccatttaaagtccaactggtacaaaaattagagcgtggtgaccatggaatgcgtcgggcatacgtcgattgggtgaacgaacaacagcagcaaaatgctgaattttcgcatcaaatttttttcagcgatgaggcacatttcgggctcggtggctatgtgaacacccaaaattaccgtatatggggctcagaaaatccacacgtgattgttgagaagccattgcatccgccaaaagtcgctgtttggtgcgcattatggtctggtggagtcatcgggccgtatttctttgagaaTGAGGACggtgagacggtaactgtgaatggtgagcgctatggccgaatgttaaccgattttttttgccacaaattgaagatatggatacggatgacatgtggtttcagcaggacggcgccacgtgccacacaacacgaccgaacatggccatattgcgaacgaaatttgagggacgcataatttcgcgttttggtgatgccaatgccgtccagatcatgcgatttgaacccgctagccttttttttgtggggttatgcgaaagaccgtgtctatgccaaatcttcttgaacatttgaaagacaacattcgtgaagttatgaccgagataccgccccatatgtgccgaaaagtcatcgaaaattacctgttccggatcaaggtgtgcgaggaagtcctaggtggacatttgaatgatgttgtatttcacacataatggcataaaccaaactttaatttgaaataaaagtttcatcgaaattcgaatactaagcgtgttttatttcaatttactttcggaatttaaagttggaaaaccctgtataaagaacaaacaggTTCCTGAATAGCCGTCTCCACAATGAAAGTAacagttctgaaaagaactggaaaAATACCTCCTTCTGCTTGGTGAACGGAGTAATTAAATACGTTGTGACAGAATAAAAGCAGATGATTCAGGTTGTGTAGGAAAATTGAAATTCGTTTACTGCTGCTACTGCAGACGACGTGTTTACTGATGTTAATGTTGTTGCGGGTCTCTCtttttggttgttgttgttgttgttgttaactacttcccggttagaaaatgaattaTCGCTTCGCAGAAGGCGCAGAAGCAGAAGGAGAATCACACAGGAGTAGGACCAGCGACGCAATGTTTGGCTTCTCTTCGAGCTTCAACTGTATTGAACAAAACCGTTGCATGTGACAGCATAAGGAAACATACAAACAGCATAAGGACTGTTGTCTGCTCGCTGGCAAGTGTGAGACTGTGTTTGAGGccaatgtttatatggtggctTAGTTGTCTTATTTTGGGTATTCTCCGTGAATAGCATGATATGCACGGTGGATAGGCACGTTAACTCTTGTCGCTCTTTTTGGTCAGTACACAATGAGAAACACATAtttggccaatcaaaacaagggATTTAGCGCGTTTAAATAATGCTTGAAAATTGACAACTCAACTTATTTCCAGTCGATTTATGcacacatctttccgatctattaagaaatggtcgagctataagcgtttgaaattttttattgcttcttaaatgttaaatttttagattttcatttcaccccttcTTTCTTCATACTAAACGTATTTCTATGTTTAAACGATGTTATAGAAGAAAATTGCTTGCTGATCCTCGGAAATTGACACAAAAAGCACGCGAGTGATTGAAAAAGAACTCCTCAACGTTTACAAGGCTCTGAAGGATCCAGGGAAATGCATGTCACTAGGCTACTCTCAAGTTGACACATCACATGTCATAaaaacgattttgcgtaatatgtaTTTGAAATATTCCCAAATTTTCgctacatttttaattttacctAGTCAAACCCAAAAAATAACTTATTTACTCAGCACTCCACAATTGCGACAGTCGAAATAAGTTTTTCACAATCGCATTCACATAATCTGAGAAGTTCAAAGCATCCTTTGCACTCTTTATGCCATTATATTAATTCTACAGGATTTTGTGGACTGTTAtcgaacaaaacacagtagtTCTTTACCCAAAAA from Toxorhynchites rutilus septentrionalis strain SRP chromosome 3, ASM2978413v1, whole genome shotgun sequence encodes:
- the LOC129779492 gene encoding myosin-7-like, producing the protein MDYQDFVLVKNDFDLENIRNHLIKCICELQSKRNEVTTLATALGESSRTKSILEQDVKNYEREIADLRDQLKIALDALNQKDAIRTDLLEKAARHNVQLEAMTNDHERLNTKLQSFQVKIMELARENKRLQEQVKSLQAAHSQPSDSSERMWKAMDTLNGHLQKLEAEHKVLVQTAESSNKIAGEAAMAIGSYKDEIKTLQEENSKKNRIILDLESRAWSNESEGRTSLEKGSDLYKKLEDHLKTLQEELDSERESNNKLRNDIVSLLTLKDSLSEQLEEAVAHYGTDQSNPPNENIDE